One genomic region from Flagellimonas oceani encodes:
- a CDS encoding CAL67264 family membrane protein, with product MGMNKNTVLAWATWIMIFVGIGMIALGAFKYDEVAGWGFAAVGIGFFAVAWVFNALKGRV from the coding sequence ATGGGAATGAATAAAAACACAGTGCTGGCCTGGGCCACATGGATTATGATTTTTGTGGGAATCGGTATGATCGCACTTGGAGCTTTTAAATATGATGAAGTGGCGGGCTGGGGCTTTGCTGCTGTTGGAATCGGTTTTTTTGCCGTAGCTTGGGTGTTCAATGCCCTAAAAGGTAGAGTGTAA
- the ettA gene encoding energy-dependent translational throttle protein EttA: MSDDKKVIFSMSGVTKTYKTANTPVLKNIYLSFFYGAKIGILGLNGSGKSTLLKIIAGVDKNYQGDVVFSPGYSVGYLEQEPQLDENKTVLEVVKEGVAETVAILDEYNKINDMFGLPEVYEDADKMQKLMDKQAALQDQIDAANAWELDTKLEIAMDALRTPESDKKISVLSGGERRRVALCRLLLKEPDVLLLDEPTNHLDAESVHWLEHHLAQYKGTVIAVTHDRYFLDNVAGWILELDRGEGIPWKGNYSSWLDQKAKRLEQESKQASKRQKTLERELDWVRQGAKGRQAKQKARLKNYDKLLSQDQKQMEEKLEIYIPNGPRLGTNVIEAKGVSKAFGDKLLYENLNFNLPQAGIVGIIGPNGAGKTTIFKMIMGEETPDKGEFIVGDTAKLAYVDQSHSNIDPDKSIWENFSDSQELIMMGGKQVNSRAYLSRFNFSGSEQNKKVNMLSGGERNRLHLAMTLKEEGNVLLLDEPTNDLDVNTLRALEEGLENFAGCAVIISHDRWFLDRICTHILAFEGDSQVYFFEGSFSDYEENKKKRLGTDIMPKRIKYKKLIR, from the coding sequence ATGTCAGACGATAAAAAAGTCATTTTTTCAATGTCTGGGGTTACCAAGACCTATAAAACGGCCAACACCCCGGTACTTAAAAATATATATTTAAGCTTTTTCTACGGAGCCAAAATCGGAATCTTGGGTCTAAACGGATCCGGTAAGTCCACCTTGCTTAAGATTATTGCAGGGGTTGATAAGAATTATCAAGGAGATGTGGTGTTTTCCCCGGGATATTCGGTTGGTTATTTGGAGCAAGAACCACAGCTGGACGAGAATAAGACCGTCCTTGAGGTGGTGAAGGAAGGTGTTGCCGAAACCGTTGCCATTTTGGACGAGTACAACAAGATCAACGACATGTTCGGTCTGCCCGAAGTGTACGAGGATGCCGATAAGATGCAGAAGCTGATGGACAAACAAGCCGCGCTTCAAGATCAAATAGATGCTGCAAATGCTTGGGAGCTCGATACCAAATTAGAGATTGCGATGGATGCGCTACGTACTCCTGAATCCGATAAAAAAATAAGTGTGCTTTCCGGTGGTGAGCGCAGAAGGGTTGCCCTCTGCCGACTGCTTTTGAAGGAACCCGATGTGTTGTTATTGGATGAGCCCACCAACCACTTGGATGCCGAATCGGTACACTGGTTGGAGCACCATTTGGCACAATATAAAGGAACCGTGATCGCCGTAACGCACGACCGTTATTTCTTGGACAATGTAGCGGGTTGGATTTTGGAATTGGACCGCGGTGAGGGAATTCCATGGAAAGGGAATTATTCCAGCTGGTTGGACCAAAAGGCCAAAAGACTGGAACAAGAGAGCAAACAGGCCTCCAAGCGTCAAAAAACGTTGGAACGAGAGCTGGATTGGGTGCGCCAAGGTGCCAAAGGAAGACAGGCCAAACAAAAGGCACGTTTAAAGAATTACGATAAGCTCCTCAGCCAAGATCAAAAACAAATGGAGGAAAAGTTGGAGATCTACATTCCAAATGGACCTCGATTGGGCACCAATGTAATCGAGGCCAAAGGGGTAAGCAAAGCTTTTGGCGATAAATTATTGTACGAAAACTTGAACTTTAACCTGCCACAAGCAGGTATCGTTGGTATAATCGGTCCAAACGGTGCCGGTAAGACCACTATATTCAAGATGATCATGGGAGAGGAAACTCCCGATAAAGGAGAATTCATTGTTGGGGATACGGCAAAACTTGCCTATGTGGACCAATCCCATTCAAACATCGACCCCGATAAATCCATTTGGGAAAACTTCAGCGATAGCCAAGAGTTGATCATGATGGGAGGAAAGCAGGTAAATTCCCGTGCCTATTTGAGCCGTTTTAATTTTTCGGGAAGCGAGCAGAACAAAAAGGTGAACATGCTTTCCGGAGGTGAACGGAACCGACTGCATTTGGCCATGACCTTAAAAGAGGAGGGCAACGTGCTGCTATTGGATGAGCCTACCAACGATTTGGATGTAAACACACTACGTGCGTTGGAAGAAGGTCTGGAAAACTTTGCCGGTTGTGCTGTGATAATCTCGCACGACAGATGGTTCTTGGACAGAATCTGTACACACATTTTGGCATTCGAGGGCGACTCTCAGGTATACTTTTTCGAAGGTTCGTTCTCAGATTATGAGGAGAACAAAAAGAAACGCTTGGGAACGGATATCATGCCCAAGCGTATCAAGTACAAAAAATTGATTCGTTGA
- a CDS encoding MBL fold metallo-hydrolase: MKKNITTTIGALLLLMVSCKQKEKKQEETADVEKTAVEVEAPAAANIIPIEHATAVIEWDDHTIYIDPVGGKAAFEGQKSPDIIFITDIHGDHFNPETLNELDLEGVQIIAPDAVVLQMEENLSSKTTTMKNGESKDIAGFTVKAIPMYNLREEAKDFHVKGRGNGYVFTFGDERIYFSGDTEDIPEMRALENIDKAFICMNLPYTMTVESAADAVLEFKPDQVYPYHYRGRPDVSDVGQFKTLVNNGDSNIEVVQWDWYPTEDF, from the coding sequence ATGAAAAAAAATATCACCACAACCATTGGGGCACTCTTACTTTTGATGGTTTCCTGCAAGCAAAAGGAAAAGAAACAGGAAGAAACAGCGGATGTTGAAAAAACAGCTGTTGAGGTCGAAGCGCCTGCTGCAGCCAACATTATTCCGATAGAACATGCCACCGCGGTAATCGAATGGGACGACCATACCATATATATAGACCCTGTTGGTGGAAAGGCCGCTTTTGAAGGTCAAAAATCACCAGATATTATTTTTATTACCGATATACACGGAGACCATTTTAATCCAGAGACCTTAAACGAATTGGATTTGGAAGGGGTTCAGATCATCGCTCCCGATGCCGTTGTTTTACAAATGGAGGAAAATCTTTCCTCAAAAACAACCACTATGAAAAATGGTGAAAGCAAAGACATTGCTGGTTTTACGGTAAAGGCCATCCCCATGTACAACTTACGGGAAGAAGCTAAAGATTTTCATGTAAAAGGAAGAGGAAATGGCTATGTGTTCACCTTTGGTGACGAACGCATCTATTTTTCGGGGGATACCGAGGACATCCCGGAAATGCGTGCTTTGGAAAATATTGATAAAGCATTCATCTGTATGAACCTACCCTACACCATGACGGTGGAAAGTGCGGCCGATGCCGTTTTGGAATTTAAGCCCGATCAAGTCTATCCTTACCATTATAGAGGCAGACCGGACGTAAGCGATGTTGGGCAGTTCAAGACCTTGGTGAACAACGGTGATTCCAATATTGAAGTGGTGCAATGGGATTGGTATCCAACAGAAGATTTTTAG
- the fumC gene encoding class II fumarate hydratase, with product MSFRIEKDTMGEVKVPADKYWGAQTERSRNNFKIGAPASMPLDVVYGFAYLKKAAAYTNHKLGVLSQEKRDLIAQVCDEILDGKHDDQFPLVIWQTGSGTQSNMNVNEVIANRAHEIAGKKIGEGEKTIQPNDDVNKSQSSNDTFPTGMHIAAYKKIVEVTIPGVEQLRDTLEKKSKEFKDVVKIGRTHLMDATPLTLGQEFSGYVSQLNHGLKALKNTLPHLSELALGGTAVGTGLNTPKGYDVLVAKYIAEFTGKPFVTAENKFEALAAHDAIVESHGALKQLAVSLNKIANDIRMMASGPRSGIGEIIIPANEPGSSIMPGKVNPTQCEAITMVCAQVMGNDVAISVGGTQGHYELNVFKPVMAANILQSAQLIGDACVSFDENCAAGIEPNHEIIKTLLNNSLMLVTALNTKIGYYKAAEIANTAHKNGTTLREEAINLGYVTAEEYDEWVKPEDMVGSLK from the coding sequence ATGAGTTTCAGGATTGAAAAAGATACCATGGGCGAGGTAAAAGTACCCGCCGATAAATATTGGGGCGCCCAAACCGAACGTTCCCGAAACAACTTTAAAATTGGTGCTCCTGCTTCCATGCCCTTGGATGTGGTGTACGGATTTGCTTATTTAAAAAAGGCGGCGGCCTACACCAATCACAAACTTGGAGTGCTGAGCCAAGAAAAAAGAGATCTTATTGCCCAAGTCTGTGATGAAATTCTTGATGGCAAGCACGATGACCAATTTCCTTTGGTCATATGGCAAACCGGTTCGGGTACCCAGAGCAACATGAACGTGAACGAGGTAATTGCCAACCGCGCGCACGAAATTGCCGGTAAAAAAATCGGAGAGGGCGAAAAAACCATTCAGCCCAACGATGATGTGAACAAGAGTCAGTCCTCCAACGATACTTTCCCAACGGGAATGCACATTGCGGCCTACAAAAAAATTGTGGAGGTCACCATTCCCGGTGTGGAGCAACTTAGGGATACCTTGGAGAAAAAATCCAAAGAATTCAAGGATGTGGTCAAGATTGGCAGAACCCATTTAATGGATGCCACTCCCCTAACCTTGGGCCAGGAATTTTCAGGCTACGTTTCACAATTGAACCATGGGTTGAAAGCGTTAAAAAATACATTGCCCCACTTGAGTGAACTTGCTCTTGGCGGAACCGCCGTGGGTACTGGTTTGAATACACCAAAAGGCTACGATGTGCTTGTAGCCAAATACATTGCCGAGTTTACCGGGAAACCTTTTGTTACTGCGGAGAACAAGTTCGAAGCACTTGCCGCACACGATGCCATTGTGGAAAGTCATGGTGCATTGAAACAATTAGCGGTTTCTTTGAACAAAATCGCGAACGATATCCGTATGATGGCCTCAGGGCCACGTTCCGGAATCGGTGAAATCATAATCCCTGCCAACGAACCGGGAAGCTCCATAATGCCGGGTAAAGTAAACCCTACCCAATGTGAGGCCATTACCATGGTTTGCGCACAGGTTATGGGCAACGATGTGGCCATTAGCGTTGGTGGCACACAGGGGCATTACGAACTAAATGTGTTCAAACCTGTTATGGCAGCAAATATTTTACAATCCGCCCAACTTATTGGGGATGCCTGTGTAAGTTTTGATGAAAACTGTGCTGCTGGAATTGAACCAAACCACGAGATCATTAAAACTTTGCTGAACAATTCGTTGATGTTGGTTACCGCTTTGAATACCAAAATCGGCTACTACAAAGCCGCCGAGATTGCCAATACGGCCCATAAAAATGGTACTACTTTAAGGGAAGAGGCCATTAATCTAGGGTATGTTACTGCTGAAGAATATGATGAGTGGGTAAAACCGGAAGATATGGTGGGCAGTCTTAAATAA